From Apium graveolens cultivar Ventura chromosome 9, ASM990537v1, whole genome shotgun sequence, the proteins below share one genomic window:
- the LOC141684837 gene encoding uncharacterized protein LOC141684837 yields MGLSKTVTLVGVSSIVLVAVAIAVAVSLNKNHDDAKFSTANKSVKTMCEATDYKDACAKSLSSSNSHDPQELMKTSFKAAISDINEVVGKSKTLEDASKDSRTKDAYKLCKDLLETSVSDLDRSGDKIGKLEASKMDEYVADVQTWLTGAIDYQETCIDAFQNTTGDAGEKMKDLLKSSYELSSNSLAMVGDIKSIVSNLNIPGLHRRLFEYDYGPRGDPPPSEDPGSGFSTPSHRRLFDYDYGPRGDPPPSEDPGWGAGGSSRRLFEYDNEQPHVDPAPSEDPSSGASISSRKLSEYDYGPRGDPPPSEDPGWGAGGSSRRLFEYDNEQPHVDPAPSEDPSSGASISSRKLSEYDYGPRGDPPPSEDPGSGFSTPSHRRLFDYDYGPRGDPPPSEDPGWGAGGSHRRLFDYDYGPKGDPPPSEDPGWGAGGSHRRLFDYDYGPRGDPPPSEDPGWGAGGSHRRLFDYDYGPRGDPPPSEDPGWGAGGSHRRLFDAANGPPSDHSPTEDPGQGAEPVVRGVFSNDNETPSDNGSPSHNSEDISNGRNVASSKEIPEWVGTHHRNLLQANPKPNAVVALDGSGQFKSINEALKTVPPNNVKAFVILVKAGIYNEYVDVPRRTDNVVMIGEGATKTKVTGNKNFIDGVGTFQTATFAVNGNGFMAKDMGFENSAGAAKHQAVALRVSGDRAIFFQCQMDGYQDTLYTHTYRQFYRDCTITGTIDFIFGDAAAVFQNCKMIVRKPMDNQGCMVTAQGRKDRRSTGGNILQNCQITAEPAFMQAKPPIKSYLGRPWKEFSRTVVMQSFIDSNIIPEGWSPWTGNFGQDTCYYAEYQNRGPGSDTSRRVAWKGVQKNLTPEVISQFTAGKFLQGDAWIPVAGIPYDSGMMKV; encoded by the exons ATGGGATTGTCAAAAACAGTCACTTTGGTAGGAGTATCCTCGATTGTCCTAGTTGCGGTGGCGATTGCTGTGGCTGTCAGTTTAAACAAAAACCATGACGATGCTAAATTTTCCACCGCTAACAAATCCGTTAAAACCATGTGTGAAGCAACTGATTATAAGGATGCTTGTGCTAAAAGCCTCTCCTCATCAAATTCTCACGATCCGCAAGAACTTATGAAGACCAGTTTCAAAGCGGCCATCAGTGACATTAATGAAGTTGTTGGAAAATCCAAAACTCTTGAAGATGCCTCCAAGGACTCACGTACCAAAGACGCGTATAAACTTTGTAAGGATCTGTTGGAAACCTCAGTTAGTGACCTTGATAGATCTGGAGACAAGATTGGTAAATTAGAGGCTAGTAAGATGGACGAATACGTTGCGGATGTCCAGACATGGCTTACTGGTGCTATAGATTATCAAGAGACTTGTATTGATGCTTTTCAAAATACAACCGGGGATGCTGGGGAAAAAATGAAGGATTTGCTGAAAAGCTCTTACGAACTATCCAGCAATTCCCTTGCAATGGTTGGTGACATTAAGTCCATTGTTTCAAACTTAAATATTCCTGGACTTCACAGAAGACTCTTTGAATATGACTATGGGCCACGAGGTGATCCACCTCCAAGTGAGGATCCCGGTTCAGGATTTAGCACACCATCCCACCGCAGACTCTTTGATTATGATTATGGGCCACGTGGTGATCCACCCCCAAGTGAGGATCCCGGTTGGGGAGCAGGCGGATCATCTCGCAGACTTTTTGAATATGACAATGAGCAACCACATGTTGATCCAGCCCCAAGTGAGGATCCCAGTTCAGGAGCAAGCATATCCTCCCGCAAACTCTCTGAATATGATTATGGGCCACGAGGTGATCCACCCCCGAGTGAGGATCCCGGTTGGGGAGCAGGCGGATCATCTCGCAGACTTTTTGAATATGACAATGAGCAACCACATGTTGATCCAGCCCCAAGTGAGGATCCCAGTTCAGGAGCAAGCATATCCTCCCGCAAACTCTCTGAATATGATTATGGGCCACGAGGTGATCCACCTCCAAGTGAGGATCCCGGTTCGGGATTTAGCACACCATCCCACCGCAGACTCTTTGATTATGATTATGGGCCACGTGGTGATCCACCCCCAAGTGAGGATCCTGGTTGGGGAGCAGGTGGATCACATCGCAGACTCTTTGATTATGATTATGGGCCAAAAGGTGATCCACCTCCAAGTGAGGATCCTGGTTGGGGAGCAGGTGGATCACATCGCAGACTCTTTGATTATGATTACGGGCCACGTGGTGATCCACCCCCAAGCGAGGATCCTGGTTGGGGAGCAGGTGGATCACATCGCAGACTATTTGATTATGACTATGGGCCACGTGGTGATCCACCCCCAAGTGAGGATCCTGGTTGGGGAGCAGGAGGATCGCATCGCAGACTATTTGATGCCGCTAATGGGCCTCCAAGTGATCACTCTCCCACCGAGGATCCGGGTCAAGGAGCAGAGCCAGTGGTGCGTGGTGTCTTTAGTAATGATAATGAAACTCCAAGCGATAATGGCTCTCCAAGTCATAATTCCGAAGATATATCTAATGGTCGTAATGTCGCTAGCTCCAAAGAAATTCCTGAATGGGTAGGTACACACCATAGAAACCTCCTTCAAGCTAATCCAAAGCCAAATGCGGTAGTTGCTCTAGATGGGTCTGGACAATTCAAAAGTATCAACGAAGCCCTTAAGACAGTCCCACCCAATAATGTAAAAGCCTTTGTTATACTTGTCAAGGCCGGTATCTATAACGAGTATGTTGATGTTCCAAGACGTACAGACAATGTTGTCATGATTGGGGAAGGTGCAACCAAGACCAAAGTCACAGGGAACAAAAATTTCATCGATGGAGTCGGAACATTCCAAACTGCAACATTCG CTGTAAATGGTAACGGGTTCATGGCTAAGGACATGGGCTTCGAGAACTCGGCAGGAGCCGCTAAACATCAAGCCGTTGCTCTACGCGTATCCGGTGACAGGGCCATATTCTTTCAATGCCAAATGGACGGTTATCAAGACACCCTTTACACCCATACCTATCGCCAATTCTACCGTGACTGCACAATCACTGGTACCATTGATTTCATCTTTGGTGACGCCGCTGCAGTTTTTCAAAACTGTAAAATGATTGTGAGAAAGCCAATGGATAACCAAGGGTGCATGGTGACAGCACAAGGTAGGAAAGATAGGAGATCCACGGGTGGAAATATCCTTCAAAACTGCCAAATTACGGCTGAACCAGCATTCATGCAAGCTAAGCCCCCGATCAAGTCCTATTTAGGCCGTCCATGGAAAGAATTTTCGAGGACAGTTGTGATGCAGTCATTTATTGACA